Proteins encoded by one window of Candidatus Binatia bacterium:
- a CDS encoding pilus assembly protein PilP → MKFRASSLILLLMAAVTLHAGVVRAEDAAADDQASYEYDPTGKRDPFLPLFLLRRPAKQNMQPLTPLQRYEIGQLRLVGVVYNLAPPRAMVEDSSGLGFIVTPGTAIGPNGGVVTAIRPRQVVVEEWETDVIGQRHRKEIVLELPPDEVASTSP, encoded by the coding sequence GTGAAGTTCCGGGCTTCCTCTCTCATACTGCTGCTCATGGCCGCGGTGACGCTGCACGCGGGTGTCGTCCGCGCGGAGGATGCAGCGGCCGACGATCAGGCCAGCTACGAGTACGACCCCACCGGCAAGCGCGATCCCTTCCTGCCGCTGTTCCTGCTGCGTCGGCCTGCGAAACAGAACATGCAGCCGCTCACACCGCTGCAGCGCTACGAGATCGGTCAGCTCCGTCTGGTCGGGGTCGTTTACAACTTGGCTCCGCCGCGCGCGATGGTCGAGGACAGCTCTGGGCTGGGATTCATCGTGACGCCGGGTACGGCCATCGGTCCTAACGGTGGCGTCGTGACGGCCATCAGGCCGAGGCAGGTGGTGGTGGAGGAATGGGAAACCGACGTCATTGGCCAAAGACATCGGAAAGAGATCGTGCTCGAGCTTCCTCCCGACGAGGTGGCGTCGACGTCTCCCTGA
- the pilQ gene encoding type IV pilus secretin PilQ — translation MGVGSCAAHQAPEIVGVEYETRVSGNGVVAAETDDDGRSIDGGDTQVASAAPASGDEPSSSVASAASALSKAERALRRAESAAGMSSGASVATTIASAPPAFVEEEELRLVDVRRASDAAGTVVVAQLSRDASDATSFELSSPRRCVVDVNGPRPAASGQRTISTGDPRAPTLRVGSHANRLRLVLDIAPGVLDPCIATTDGSAVVLELGGRPQGAPPVELWSSPSAPTGAEAHAAWVLARATGGSAPAVVAETEVMSESGTTVVREEVAALPAVRDVPEPPPAPRVEPAPPVRQPEPPVDRGIRSTLSAPPAPVSPYDPVPGPRSASAPEDPGPQRKKYTGRRISLEFKDADILNVLRIIADVAQRNIVATDDVKGQVTIVLHDVPWDQALDILLKSTGLEMVEYDDVITVSTAKRLEEERRARLAARQAGVELEPLRTEYIRVNYVKASELARLLGGAATQSAAAAAATDTLVANAAMDSPSQRRGLLSSRGLVQVNEATNTLIVRDVEDGIRNAKELVRQLDVQTPQVAIQGLIFEADTNIDRDLGIRWGARYIASPETGNPTGRNFPGRVGIGGAGPNQQDPDNPLPVMFDFPASQVAPGAGSTLGLVLGSLSGSTTIDAELTALEQAGKGKVISRPKVITLNNAEAVIQSLEILRVRLPSTGTVINTGPGGVAGGQVTATQAIDTGIILRVTPQVSSDGYVLMQLFVKSSVPSNVTTDDIPNEISRQATSQVLVREGETVVIGGVYRQRANTAESGVPYLRTIPVLGWLFKNSLLRDNRQELLVFITPRIVWRQETNPATLPTAAELWERRDRTAYPLEPVASAPPSMVTTR, via the coding sequence ATGGGGGTGGGCTCGTGCGCTGCGCACCAAGCGCCCGAGATCGTCGGCGTCGAGTACGAGACGCGCGTCAGCGGCAACGGGGTGGTCGCCGCCGAGACCGACGACGACGGGCGGTCGATCGACGGGGGTGACACCCAGGTAGCGTCCGCTGCGCCGGCGTCCGGCGACGAGCCTTCGTCGAGCGTCGCGAGCGCGGCGAGCGCCCTCAGCAAGGCGGAGCGCGCGCTGCGCCGCGCCGAGTCGGCAGCCGGCATGTCGTCCGGCGCGTCGGTCGCCACCACGATCGCCTCCGCGCCGCCGGCGTTCGTCGAGGAAGAGGAGCTGCGCTTGGTCGACGTGCGTCGCGCGAGCGACGCGGCTGGCACCGTGGTCGTCGCGCAGCTCTCGCGCGACGCGAGCGACGCGACCTCCTTCGAGCTGTCGTCGCCGCGTCGCTGCGTGGTCGACGTGAACGGCCCGCGCCCGGCCGCGAGCGGCCAGCGCACGATCTCGACCGGTGACCCGCGCGCGCCGACGCTGCGCGTGGGCAGCCATGCGAACCGTCTCCGCCTGGTGCTCGACATCGCGCCGGGCGTTCTCGATCCGTGCATCGCCACCACCGACGGCAGCGCCGTCGTGCTCGAGCTCGGTGGCCGTCCGCAGGGCGCGCCGCCGGTCGAGCTCTGGTCGTCGCCGTCCGCGCCGACGGGCGCCGAGGCGCACGCGGCGTGGGTGCTCGCGCGCGCGACCGGCGGCAGCGCCCCGGCGGTCGTCGCCGAGACGGAGGTGATGAGCGAGTCCGGCACGACGGTGGTCCGAGAAGAGGTGGCGGCGCTGCCCGCGGTGCGCGACGTGCCCGAGCCGCCGCCCGCGCCGCGCGTCGAGCCGGCGCCGCCGGTGCGTCAGCCCGAGCCGCCCGTCGACCGCGGCATCCGCTCGACCCTGTCGGCGCCGCCCGCGCCGGTTTCGCCGTACGATCCGGTGCCCGGTCCGCGCTCCGCGAGCGCGCCCGAGGACCCCGGGCCGCAGCGCAAGAAGTACACGGGACGTCGCATCTCGCTCGAGTTCAAGGACGCCGACATCCTCAACGTCCTGCGCATCATCGCCGACGTCGCGCAGCGCAACATCGTCGCGACCGACGACGTCAAGGGCCAGGTGACGATCGTCCTCCACGACGTCCCCTGGGACCAGGCGCTCGACATCCTGCTCAAGTCGACCGGCCTCGAGATGGTCGAGTACGACGACGTGATCACGGTCTCGACGGCGAAGCGCCTCGAGGAGGAGCGCCGTGCGCGTCTCGCCGCGCGTCAGGCGGGGGTCGAGCTCGAGCCGCTGCGCACCGAGTACATCCGCGTCAACTACGTGAAGGCGTCGGAGCTCGCGCGCCTGCTCGGCGGCGCCGCGACGCAGTCGGCTGCGGCCGCCGCCGCGACCGACACCCTGGTCGCGAACGCCGCGATGGACAGCCCGAGCCAGCGCCGCGGTCTGCTGTCGAGCCGTGGTCTCGTGCAGGTCAACGAGGCGACCAACACGCTGATCGTGCGCGACGTCGAGGACGGCATCCGCAACGCGAAGGAGCTCGTGCGTCAGCTCGACGTGCAGACGCCGCAGGTCGCGATCCAGGGCCTGATCTTCGAAGCCGACACCAACATCGACCGCGACCTCGGGATCCGCTGGGGCGCGCGCTACATCGCGAGCCCGGAGACCGGCAACCCGACCGGGCGCAACTTCCCAGGCCGCGTCGGCATCGGCGGCGCCGGACCGAACCAGCAGGATCCGGACAACCCGCTGCCGGTGATGTTCGACTTCCCGGCCTCGCAGGTCGCGCCCGGCGCCGGCAGCACGCTCGGGCTCGTGCTCGGCTCGCTGTCGGGCAGCACGACGATCGACGCCGAGCTGACCGCGCTCGAGCAGGCGGGCAAGGGCAAGGTCATCTCGCGGCCGAAGGTGATCACGCTGAACAACGCGGAGGCGGTGATCCAGAGCCTCGAGATCCTGCGCGTCCGCCTGCCGTCGACCGGCACGGTGATCAACACCGGCCCGGGCGGCGTCGCGGGCGGTCAGGTCACGGCGACGCAGGCGATCGACACCGGCATCATCCTGCGCGTCACGCCGCAGGTGTCGTCCGACGGCTACGTGCTGATGCAGCTCTTCGTGAAGTCGAGCGTGCCGAGCAACGTCACGACCGACGACATCCCGAACGAGATCAGCCGCCAGGCGACCTCGCAGGTGCTGGTGCGCGAGGGCGAGACCGTCGTCATCGGCGGCGTCTACCGCCAGCGCGCGAACACCGCCGAGTCCGGCGTGCCGTACCTGCGCACGATCCCGGTGCTCGGCTGGCTGTTCAAGAACAGCCTGCTGCGCGACAACCGTCAGGAGCTGCTGGTCTTCATCACGCCGCGCATCGTCTGGCGGCAGGAGACCAACCCGGCGACGCTGCCGACCGCGGCCGAGCTCTGGGAGCGGCGCGACCGCACCGCGTACCCGCTCGAGCCGGTGGCGAGCGCCCCGCCGTCGATGGTCACGACCCGGTGA
- the aroC gene encoding chorismate synthase, with amino-acid sequence MLRFFTAGESHGPALTAIVEGFPAGVPVTAEAINHDLARRQKGYGRGGRMKIERDEVQIRSGIRFGESLGSPITLVVENRDWANWTSKMSPRAEDRDPKYVVTRPRPGHADLTGALKYDRRDVRDILERASARETTMRVAVGALAKCLLREFGIEVRGWVSEVGPIKAKHEGLDYDTIFTAAEQSEVRVADPEAERAIIALVDECKRAGDTLGGVVEVVATGLPPGLGSHVHWDRKLDGRLAGALLSLQAAKGVEIGLGFEAARRKGSQAQDEISWDGGFKRHTNYAGGTEGGMSNGEPLVVRVAFKPLSTLMKPLASVDLHTKEETKGTIERSDVMAIPAAAVIAEAVVAFEVARSFLEKFGGDSLREIKRNHAGYLEQVREA; translated from the coding sequence ATGCTGAGATTCTTCACCGCGGGCGAATCCCATGGCCCGGCCCTGACCGCGATCGTCGAAGGCTTCCCTGCCGGGGTGCCGGTCACCGCGGAGGCCATCAACCACGATCTAGCGCGGCGCCAGAAGGGCTACGGGCGTGGCGGGCGGATGAAGATCGAGCGTGACGAGGTCCAGATCCGCTCGGGGATCCGCTTCGGTGAGTCGCTGGGCTCGCCGATCACGCTCGTCGTCGAGAACCGGGACTGGGCGAACTGGACGAGCAAGATGTCGCCGCGCGCCGAGGACCGCGACCCGAAGTACGTCGTGACCCGGCCGCGTCCCGGCCACGCCGACCTGACCGGCGCGCTCAAGTACGACCGGCGCGACGTGCGCGACATCCTCGAGCGCGCGAGCGCGCGCGAGACCACGATGCGCGTCGCCGTCGGCGCCCTCGCCAAGTGCCTGCTGCGCGAGTTCGGCATCGAGGTGCGCGGCTGGGTGAGCGAGGTCGGCCCGATCAAGGCGAAGCACGAGGGCCTCGACTACGACACGATCTTCACCGCCGCCGAGCAGAGCGAGGTCCGCGTCGCGGATCCCGAGGCGGAGCGCGCGATCATCGCGCTGGTCGACGAGTGCAAGCGCGCGGGCGACACGCTCGGGGGCGTCGTCGAGGTGGTCGCGACCGGGCTGCCGCCCGGGCTCGGCAGCCACGTGCACTGGGACCGCAAGCTCGACGGCCGCCTCGCCGGGGCGCTGCTGTCGCTGCAGGCGGCGAAGGGCGTCGAGATCGGCCTCGGCTTCGAGGCGGCGCGTCGCAAGGGCTCGCAGGCCCAGGACGAGATCTCCTGGGACGGCGGCTTCAAGCGCCACACGAACTACGCGGGCGGCACCGAGGGCGGCATGTCGAACGGCGAGCCGCTGGTCGTGCGCGTCGCCTTCAAGCCGCTCTCGACGCTGATGAAGCCGCTCGCCTCCGTGGACCTGCACACCAAGGAGGAGACCAAGGGGACCATCGAGCGCTCCGACGTCATGGCGATCCCCGCCGCGGCGGTGATCGCCGAGGCCGTGGTGGCCTTCGAGGTCGCGCGCTCCTTTCTCGAGAAGTTCGGTGGCGACTCCCTGCGCGAGATCAAGCGCAACCACGCGGGCTACCTCGAGCAGGTGCGCGAAGCTTGA
- a CDS encoding PilN domain-containing protein, whose product MIRINLMPRAEARRQAARQRDKQIAIMIAVGLVAIIALTEFLTRRDANRTQALADEYQAELAALNKKHTAAIQLERKRKELESKLATIKILERQRTGPVHVLDDLSTATPEALWLTEMREANGSMTILGRGLDNQTIALFMRNLAASRYFTNVDLVETKQVEEGQAKFKEFSIRANVVYAGRALPTATPAAGQPAAGETGDGTDTAPTGEGPAAQEATEPGEALPGALAAPQTARQAAQVSEARQTAQDEAAKLLAEEPRS is encoded by the coding sequence ATGATCCGCATCAACCTCATGCCCCGTGCCGAGGCGCGCCGTCAGGCCGCCCGGCAGCGCGACAAGCAGATCGCCATCATGATCGCGGTCGGGCTCGTGGCGATCATCGCTCTGACCGAGTTCCTGACGCGTCGCGACGCCAACCGCACGCAGGCGCTCGCGGACGAGTACCAGGCCGAGCTCGCGGCGCTCAACAAGAAGCACACCGCCGCGATCCAGCTCGAGCGCAAGCGCAAGGAGCTCGAGTCGAAGCTCGCGACGATCAAGATCCTCGAGCGTCAGCGCACGGGACCCGTGCACGTGCTCGACGACCTCAGCACGGCGACGCCCGAGGCGCTCTGGCTCACGGAGATGCGCGAGGCGAACGGCTCGATGACCATCCTCGGTCGCGGGCTCGACAACCAGACGATCGCGCTCTTCATGCGCAACCTCGCCGCGTCGCGCTACTTCACCAACGTCGACCTGGTCGAGACCAAGCAGGTCGAAGAGGGGCAGGCGAAGTTCAAGGAGTTCTCGATCCGCGCGAACGTCGTCTACGCCGGGCGCGCGCTGCCGACCGCCACGCCGGCCGCCGGGCAGCCCGCCGCGGGCGAGACGGGCGACGGCACCGACACCGCGCCGACGGGCGAGGGGCCGGCCGCGCAGGAGGCCACGGAGCCGGGTGAGGCGCTGCCGGGCGCGCTCGCCGCGCCGCAGACCGCGCGCCAGGCGGCGCAGGTCAGCGAGGCGCGCCAGACCGCGCAGGACGAGGCCGCGAAGCTCTTGGCAGAGGAGCCGCGGTCGTGA
- the pilM gene encoding type IV pilus assembly protein PilM — translation MNGFGRIFGRLTGGRSGSYVALDIGSSAVKLLEVRGPASSPEILRAGIAPIPEGALQNNTVQDVVAVSDVIRRLVDGLGVRARQVVTAVPGPAVIIKKARLTMRPGDDLEALLMIEAANFIPENLDNVSLDYQVLRAEDADIEVLLVAVRKDILSGFTMAITDAGLEPTIVDVDYFALENMYELNYETAEDQVIGLINIGARYSSINIVKGGTSSTTGDVQAGGGEITDALIKGLGLSYDDAERVQAGEELGDSRDLKIRQIIDSGSAELADAINQSLRFLWRTASDEPLRGIYVTGGGARIPGLVDKLAEQLDVPVEIANPFNRVQLSRNLDVTALEMMAPSLAVAVGLGTRRPGDA, via the coding sequence TTGAACGGGTTCGGCCGAATCTTCGGCCGGCTCACTGGGGGACGTTCGGGGAGCTACGTCGCGCTCGACATCGGATCGAGCGCCGTCAAGCTGCTCGAGGTGCGCGGCCCCGCGAGTAGCCCCGAGATCCTGCGTGCCGGCATCGCGCCGATCCCCGAGGGCGCGCTGCAGAACAACACCGTGCAGGACGTCGTCGCGGTATCCGACGTCATTCGCCGCCTGGTGGACGGCCTCGGCGTGCGTGCGCGTCAAGTAGTGACCGCCGTGCCAGGACCCGCGGTCATCATCAAGAAAGCGCGCCTCACCATGCGTCCCGGGGACGACCTCGAGGCGCTGCTGATGATCGAGGCCGCGAACTTCATCCCCGAGAACCTCGACAACGTGAGCCTCGACTACCAGGTGCTGCGCGCCGAGGACGCGGACATCGAGGTCCTGCTGGTCGCCGTCCGCAAGGACATCCTGTCCGGCTTCACGATGGCGATCACCGATGCCGGTCTCGAGCCGACGATCGTCGACGTCGATTACTTCGCGCTCGAGAACATGTACGAGCTGAACTACGAGACGGCCGAAGACCAGGTCATCGGTCTGATCAACATCGGCGCGCGCTACTCGTCGATCAACATCGTCAAGGGCGGCACGTCGAGCACGACCGGCGACGTGCAGGCTGGCGGCGGCGAGATCACCGACGCGCTGATCAAGGGGCTCGGGCTGTCCTACGACGACGCCGAGCGCGTCCAGGCGGGCGAGGAGCTCGGCGACAGCCGCGACCTCAAGATCCGCCAGATCATCGACAGCGGTTCGGCCGAGCTCGCGGACGCGATCAACCAGTCGCTGCGCTTCCTGTGGCGCACCGCGAGCGACGAGCCGCTGCGCGGGATCTACGTGACCGGCGGCGGCGCGCGCATCCCGGGTCTGGTCGACAAGCTCGCCGAGCAGCTCGACGTTCCGGTCGAGATCGCCAATCCCTTCAACCGCGTGCAGCTCTCGCGCAACCTCGACGTCACCGCGCTCGAGATGATGGCGCCGTCGCTGGCGGTCGCCGTCGGGCTGGGCACGCGGCGTCCGGGGGATGCATGA
- a CDS encoding shikimate kinase: MRVVLTGFMGTGKTAVGRRLAARLGRELIDTDERIERSAGRSVREIFATEGEASFRERERQVVREIAASSPDAVVSTGGGTLLDDDNFAALREGSLLVCLTASPRTLARRLRGTVADRPLLQGPASLSERITELLEARAQRYARVPFQIDTSSLTVEQVVDAIVAELERVESAARAQSAAGKA, translated from the coding sequence ATGCGCGTCGTGCTGACCGGGTTCATGGGCACCGGCAAGACCGCCGTGGGCCGGCGGCTCGCCGCGCGTCTCGGCCGCGAGCTGATCGACACCGACGAGAGGATCGAGCGCTCTGCCGGACGCTCGGTGCGCGAGATCTTCGCGACCGAGGGCGAGGCGAGCTTCCGCGAGCGCGAGCGGCAGGTGGTGCGCGAGATCGCCGCCAGCTCGCCCGATGCGGTGGTCTCGACGGGCGGCGGCACGCTGCTCGACGACGACAACTTCGCGGCGCTCCGCGAAGGCAGCCTGCTCGTGTGCTTGACGGCGTCGCCGCGGACGCTCGCACGTCGTCTGCGCGGGACGGTGGCCGACCGTCCGCTGCTGCAGGGGCCTGCGAGCTTGAGCGAGCGCATCACCGAGCTGCTCGAGGCGCGCGCACAGCGCTACGCGCGCGTGCCGTTCCAGATCGACACGTCCTCGCTGACCGTCGAGCAGGTGGTCGACGCGATCGTCGCCGAGCTCGAGCGGGTCGAGTCCGCGGCGCGCGCGCAGTCGGCCGCAGGGAAGGCGTGA
- the aroB gene encoding 3-dehydroquinate synthase, which produces MAAQQVPQAQQVTVELGERSYPIYVGQGILESLGERMRALGLGERLAIVTNPVVDGLYGERVRASLRASGFDPVTIQIPDGEEHKNLAWLNFVYEKLVEARIERGSLLVALGGGVVGDLTGFAAATYLRGIDLVQVPTTLVAQIDSAIGGKTGVDLASGKNLIGAFKHPRFVLADTSTLATLPPRELRAGLAEVIKTGAILSPELIEFLEKEHERVLALDRDAIQHLVYACAQMKALVVSADETESDYRAILNFGHTLGHAIETLTEYRTFLHGEAVAIGMGFALRLSVQRGLLRQEVADRVLRLLTLYGLPTDIPVDLGRPALALAVEADKKRSQGRVKFVCLEDLGRTRFERLSTEELQAALERV; this is translated from the coding sequence ATGGCCGCGCAGCAGGTTCCGCAGGCCCAGCAGGTGACGGTCGAGCTCGGCGAGCGCTCGTACCCGATCTACGTCGGCCAGGGGATTCTCGAGAGCCTCGGCGAGCGCATGCGCGCGCTCGGGCTCGGCGAGCGGCTCGCGATCGTGACCAATCCGGTGGTCGACGGTCTCTACGGCGAGCGCGTGCGCGCGAGCCTGCGCGCTTCCGGCTTCGATCCGGTGACCATCCAGATCCCCGACGGCGAGGAGCACAAGAACCTCGCCTGGCTGAACTTCGTCTACGAGAAGCTGGTCGAGGCGCGGATCGAGCGCGGCTCGCTGCTGGTCGCGCTCGGCGGCGGGGTGGTCGGGGATCTGACCGGCTTCGCGGCGGCGACCTACCTGCGCGGGATCGACCTCGTGCAGGTGCCGACGACGCTGGTCGCGCAGATCGACTCCGCGATCGGCGGCAAGACCGGCGTCGACCTCGCGTCCGGCAAGAACCTGATCGGCGCCTTCAAGCACCCGCGCTTCGTGCTCGCCGACACCTCGACGCTCGCGACGCTGCCGCCGCGCGAGCTGCGCGCCGGGCTCGCGGAGGTCATCAAGACGGGCGCCATCCTGTCGCCCGAGCTGATCGAGTTCCTCGAGAAGGAGCACGAGCGCGTGCTGGCGCTCGACCGGGACGCGATCCAGCACCTGGTCTACGCCTGCGCGCAGATGAAGGCGCTCGTGGTGTCGGCCGACGAGACGGAAAGCGACTACCGCGCGATCCTGAACTTCGGGCACACTTTGGGCCACGCGATCGAGACCCTCACCGAGTACCGGACGTTCCTGCACGGCGAGGCGGTCGCGATCGGGATGGGCTTTGCGCTCCGCCTGTCGGTGCAGAGGGGGCTGCTCCGGCAGGAGGTCGCGGACCGCGTCCTGAGGTTGCTTACGCTTTATGGCCTGCCGACCGACATACCAGTCGATCTCGGCCGGCCGGCGCTCGCGCTGGCGGTCGAGGCGGACAAGAAGCGGAGCCAGGGACGCGTGAAGTTCGTGTGTCTCGAGGATCTCGGCCGCACGCGGTTCGAGAGGTTGTCGACGGAGGAGCTGCAAGCGGCGCTGGAGCGCGTCTGA
- a CDS encoding type 4a pilus biogenesis protein PilO, which produces MNAFLEYLQTLDTNRKIAVAVIVPLLVLFVYYFLVVSPRVTRTSQLEEHIEEMLKERDRKTFEAAQMPEREREVEQLDRQLKLALTRLPDEKEIPELLSSISNLGRDAGLDILVFRQMPEQYQEFYAEVPVEMQVRGGYHQVAQFLDRVGKLDRIVNVSNIVVKSPKVVDDQLILEANSRVTTFRFLSEAERERLIKEKKIKGEEK; this is translated from the coding sequence GTGAACGCCTTCCTCGAGTACCTCCAGACCCTCGACACCAACCGGAAGATCGCGGTCGCCGTGATCGTCCCGCTGCTGGTGTTGTTCGTCTACTACTTCCTCGTCGTGTCGCCGCGGGTGACACGCACCTCGCAGCTCGAGGAGCACATCGAGGAGATGCTCAAGGAGCGCGACCGCAAGACGTTCGAGGCGGCGCAGATGCCCGAGCGTGAGCGGGAGGTCGAGCAGCTCGACCGGCAGCTCAAGCTGGCGCTCACCCGCCTGCCGGACGAGAAGGAGATCCCCGAGCTCCTGAGCTCGATCTCGAACCTCGGCCGCGACGCGGGGCTCGACATCCTGGTCTTCCGGCAGATGCCGGAGCAGTACCAGGAGTTCTACGCCGAGGTGCCGGTCGAGATGCAGGTGCGCGGCGGATACCACCAGGTCGCGCAGTTCCTCGACCGCGTCGGCAAGCTCGACCGGATCGTCAACGTCTCGAACATCGTCGTCAAGTCGCCCAAGGTCGTCGACGACCAGCTGATTCTCGAGGCCAATTCGAGGGTGACCACGTTCCGCTTCCTGTCCGAGGCGGAGCGCGAACGGCTCATCAAGGAGAAAAAGATCAAGGGGGAGGAGAAGTGA